The following coding sequences lie in one Syngnathus scovelli strain Florida chromosome 1, RoL_Ssco_1.2, whole genome shotgun sequence genomic window:
- the znf638 gene encoding platelet binding protein GspB isoform X2 produces the protein MCFCSTKDWISHQNTNLHLENCKVLRKQYPNWQGEVLHVHVEEAKNKSAPVQSKTPRDGSRSSSRSSTPRCRRGSDAPREKRTRRRTRSRSPHSSRYKRRSRSYSTSSSDHHRSRSRSYERRQPHRSKEGHSSSRRSPERRPSSRRRSSSRKRSSSRRRSSSRRRSSSRKRSSSQKRSSSRRRSSSRSRHDRRPSPQRSRQRRSPPKRSHEESTASRKSQETSTSAERLAKKLLESSAVQSLSKESDVETMVKTLAPALLAELAKMKSTPSTSSKGSAAATSTAAGSSSSYVAANKKPAATKTTPGQQRAYAARPKSVKAAVPTIVTLGSIHRTVSYEDILASAEQCGKTKSVVVFRTKGEAVVCFENKEDADKLRNTRNLRIKGWPVFVVEDKESDSKVQKNIPEKNAPASSKASKTQTSKSTSAAQDKAKTVPSKQTTKVVKKVPAQAKITPKVSGVKAQTKTVKPSGGAAGKKFDATTPVAKTTQPGKTTKVPQQATGKSKSPSKAESHSQPPPEPMEVNPGVATEEQNQQTIGAQAEPAGGPACAQGDSTDAERAAAQAKTIMDAAPAEEPVSQPGSVKSEPDGGSSIKGEEAVKEDTAPPRDSDTAAKTDPPTSGESHPGAKDHVAHPCGSDPTVKNDVAPQPASNPTLKKDPATSGESNQLAEENPETSCVSGTAEKNGSTASSDTAAKTDVALPHDSAATVKEGAAPSHSSDASAKKDAAKKSTAPPCGPKASSKKNAEPPGVFKSSRLYTVGEEMKVHLVPENLHIRTTSWKREGSHMLITNLPADEHTYCEQDVIDVFKPFGMANSDDNIYVIPQLEIAFIQLKGYAGVLSATKASENGMLALKGHKEKLNAQVVDIPMWPGGFYQSAMMLLNYRVSTHSPKMVYIKNIEPSEVPVLREVLRRICVIVNFMPLMTKVFVEFGSIYDADRFGVWYSLHAQCPTYQIYRLGQPNANKCSPKSRSPELAMPDRDAAFAEATLIDFKPDFPGRTASPFYLTLRKKPFLFSTVSPWFIIPAFRTVKRKADIINAEFGGAAMVKTVMLTGLPQEYYTHEDVAKLAWPFLAKKDLRALYYNVIVLPGQRRAFVQFNDWNSCCNFALTHLPTPLRLDRDILGVHFVLKPFYAQRSQEADMYVSLMRLSNSYVGEDLKTLSERLLCVEISQARKDTYEMVLDKVSSHAKIVNFLPLANRICIEMEDAAGVACVVEKCRDLKINDIAWLKVQSFCSAKRLEECLQDPRQISLDHKIYAVSASRTAPSAIPLPAPPTLSAAQTNTPSDAPPPSSAAQTATSSDAPLSSLAAQTATSSDPPPTSSDFPTAPSAVVVSNPGKPVEILVSAPCAEETSAKKVERSMAEETIAVPEVQDNKDATLPASTGGANDVPDVPDVNNTSAAVDQDKEESLVKSDDTLGDSEKDVSSNAVPFDQPPFNIDEFVTVDEVGEQEDSAGEAPSALKRSSSQAELPPASKRTKASTSKESKVSASTPSPSSRATRSSTRMGLSSGFTPSPVSMSAKKRQRKQPKASQHQTIKLSTTDCKDESLETMTSEESYQVLDSVGDDQKPLSVEVGHVELSETGATELQASPEQDNIGQVDGVEEEQAPPVPKSQVEEQENRGGENEVTDVKDNGVGEEQTAQSSQTNKDAAEEPTSAELDRQVAETSAGLLSKEDTVASGQEEGEEEAEAYQVIDSVEEPPNSAEDEHSVPEACESHAASSRTLKSKARTSLKNQESTATPKTSDFAKYLVVDSVQVEQTVGRRRSTRGKAQEQSAKISAKDEEPTFHVIDSVDDESSTTPRGTRGKRGRPPKRDASSENRAQEEKPATRRTYPLRPSQEGPQAKMKIEAIIKEEPSSQVLDQGKIPPAPRGRGRKGRPKKVVKTEENDDDDDDDEEAATFQVVDSVDDETGQEMASSENAPHSPKQEDVTDGTSLVKLEDEEEPTYQVVDSLEEDPAEEEARVSDVCAPMTTEEGQTELRDEATEGENKQEADVKGEDAPSQMKTRSQQRSAQSPPLATKDDTPSTLALDQVSDEEEDFPDDGAKKPRERAEKEQKKSDWGLEHDGSSRWRDRRREDEDELLMLDQVVAEEGGEQLAPDSDVSEGELALVTLDELVEEQEEAKGPRPSSEGEHSEGCLNPETLMTLDETGGEEDEDEKSEAAGTSQSTKRKRSDDAEEDNTNLVTLDQVGDVEEDVLRSTIKKRHRSASATISTGADQDEMEAAASGDDAPRPPSDHHEEEEEEREKVVEKKNEKAENKEKEEEKAKEEGEEVEENAEENEEGAPSAGQSLQGSLQKFSKGKRAAELTTTSAKRSRSESPCSTPSYVLPAYKPNNPLGREFVLPKSGYFCKLCSVFYLKESTANNVHCSSRRHYENLKKYYRKCEQNSRASTQGSISD, from the exons ATGTGCTTCTGCTCAACAAAG GACTGGATCTCTCACCAGAACACCAATCTCCACCTTGAGAACTGCAAAGTCCTTCGCAAGCA aTATCCAAATTGGCAGGGCGAGGTCTTGCATGTCCACGTGGAGGAAGCGAAAAACAAGTCGGCGCCCGTCCAAAGTAAGACACCCCGTGATGGGTCTCGCTCGTCTTCCCGCTCTAGCACGCCCCGGTGCCGGCGCGGCTCGGACGCCCCGAGAGAGAAGAGGACGAGGAGGCGGACCCGATCCCGCTCGCCTCACAGCTCCAGATACAAACGCAG GTCCCGCTCTTACTCCACGAGCTCGTCCGACCACCATCGCTCACGCTCGAGAAGTTACGAGAGGCGCCAGCCGCACCGAAGCAAAGAGGGGCACTCGTCGTCGAGGAGGAGCCCCGAGAGGAGGCCCTCATCTCGCAGGCGATCTTCGTCTCGCAAACGGTCTTCGTCTCGCAGACGGTCTTCGTCTCGCAGGCGATCTTCGTCGCGAAAGCGGTCTTCGTCGCAAAAGCGCTCTTCATCGCGCAGGAGGTCCTCGTCACGTAGCCGCCATGATAGGCGCCCGTCACCACAGAGAAGCCGTCAGAGACGGTCGCCCCCTAAAAGGAGCCATGAAGAGAGCACTGCCTCCCGAAAGAGTCAAGAGACCTCAACCAGCGCCGAGAGACTTGCAAAGAAGCTTCTGGAATCATCAG CCGTCCAGTCTTTGTCGAAGGAGTCTGACGTGGAGACTATGGTCAAAACTCTGGCCCCCGCCTTGTTGGCCGAATTGGCCAAAATGAAGTCGACTCCTTCAACCTCTTCCAAAGGAAGCGCCGCCGCGACATCAACGGCCGccggctcttcctcctcctacGTTGCGGCCAACAAAAAGCCAGCAGCGACCAAAACCACTCCTGGCCAGCAGAGAGCTTATGCTGCAAGACCCAAG TCCGTCAAAGCCGCcgtcccaaccattgtgacgcttGGATCAATCCACCGTACTGTCTCCTACGAGGATATCTTAGCGTCCGCCGAGCAGTGCGGAAAAACTAAATCGGTCGTCGTGTTTCGCACCAAAGGGGAG GCAGTTGTGTGCTTTGAGAATAAGGAAGACGCAGACAAACTGAGGAACACAAGAAACCTCAGAATAAAAGGATGGCCAGTCTTTGTTGTGGAAGACAAG GAGAGCGACTCCAAAGTGCAGAAGAACATTCCTGAGAA AAATGCACCTGCATCGTCCAAAGCCTCAAAGACGCAAACATCAAAAAGTACCTCCGCCGCTCAGGACAAAGCAAAGACTGTTCCAAGCAAGCAGACTACCAAGGTGGTGAAAAAAGTTCCAGCGCAGGCCAAGATAACACCCAAGGTCAGCGGTGTAAAAGCTCAAACAAAAACAGTGAAGCCATCAGGAGGTGCTGCTGGGAAGAAATTCGACGCGACCACTCCGGTAGCCAAGACGACGCAACCGGGAAAGACGACTAAAGTCCCTCAGCAAGCTACGGGTAAAAGCAAGTCGCCGTCCAAAGCCGAAAGCCACTCGCAACCTCCGCCCGAGCCCATGGAAGTGAACCCGGGTGTAGCGACTGAGGAGCAAAACCAGCAGACCATCGGGGCTCAAGCAGAACCCGCAGGAGGGCCGGCGTGTGCCCAAGGCGACTCAACTGACGCTGAAAGAGCTGCCGCGCAAG CCAAGACAATTATGGATGCAGCACCGGCGGAGGAGCCTGTGTCCCAACCTGGCTCTGTAAAATCAGAGCCCGACGGGGGTTCCTCAATCAAGGGTGAGGAAGCAGTCAAGGAAGATACTGCACCCCCACGTGACTCTGACACAGCAGCGAAGACAGATCCGCCAACCTCGGGTGAATCCCATCCGGGGGCGAAGGACCATGTGGCACATCCGTGTGGTTCGGACCCAACGGTTAAAAATGATGTGGCGCCTCAACCCGCCTCCAACCCAACACTGAAGAAGGATCCGGCGACCTCGGGTGAATCCAATCAATTAGCAGAGGAGAATCCGGAGACCTCTTGCGTCTCGGGCACAGCTGAGAAGAATGGCTCGACGGCGTCATCTGACACAGCAGCAAAGACGGACGTCGCGCTCCCGCATGACTCGGCCGCAACGGTGAAGGAGGGGGCAGCACCCTCTCATAGCTCAGATGCATCAGCAAAGAAGGATGCAGCGAAGAAGTCTACAGCGCCCCCGTGTGGCCCCAAAGCTTCATCAAAGAAGAATGCGGAACCTCCAGGCGTTTTTAAATCAAGCAGACTCTATACCGTCGGAGAGGAAATGAAAGTACATCTGGTTCCCGAAAATCTCC ATATCAGAACCACAAGCTGGAAACGAGAA GGTTCTCATATGTTGATCACCAACCTGCCCGCTGATGAACACACCTACTGCGAGCAAGATGTCATTGACGTGTTCAAGCCGTTTGGAATGGCAAACTCTGATGACAACATCTATGTTATTCCTCAATTAGAAATA GCATTTATTCAACTGAAGGGCTACGCAGGTGTGTTGTCTGCCACAAAAGCCAGCGAAAACGGAATGTTGGCTCTCAAAGGCCACAAGGAGAAGTTGAATGCGCAAGTGGTGGATATCCCCATGTGGCCG GGCGGCTTCTATCAGTCAGCGATGATGCTGTTGAATTAT CGGGTGAGCACGCACAGCCCGAAAATGGtctacatcaaaaacattgagCCGAGCGAGGTCCCCGTCCTCCGGGAAGTTTTGAGGCGTATCTGCGTAATCGTAAACTTCATGCCGCTTATGACCAAG GTCTTTGTAGAATTTGGGTCGATTTATGACGCCGATCGCTTTGGTGTTTGGTACTCGCTCCACGCTCAGTGTCCGACCTATCAGATCTACAGGTTGGGGCAGCCTAATGCTAACAAATGTTCACCAA AATCAAGAAGCCCTGAGCTAGCCATGCCGGACAGGGATGCGGCGTTTGCCGAGGCTACTCTTATCGACTTTAAGCCCGACTTTCCGGGTCGCACCGCTTCCCCGTTTTACCTGACCTTGAGGAAAAAACCCTTCCTGTTTTCCACCGTTTCCCCTTGGTTCATCATTCCAG CCTTCCGGACGGTCAAAAGAAAAGCCGACATTATCAATGCCGAGTTTGGCGGCGCGGCAATGGTGAAAACCGTCATGTTGACCGGCTTGCCTCAAGAATATTACACACACGAGGATGTGGCGAAGCTGGCCTGGCCGTTTCTTGCCAAGAAGGACCTGCGGGCACTTTACTACAATGTGATCGTGCTGCCGGGCCAGCGGAGG GCCTTTGTGCAATTCAACGACTGGAACTCGTGTTGCAACTTTGCCCTCACTCACTTACCAACCCCGCTTCGACTGGACCGCGACATTCTAGGGGTGCACTTTGTCCTGAAGCCTTTTTACGCGCAACGCAGCCAG GAAGCCGACATGTACGTGTCGCTGATGCGGCTCAGCAACTCG TACGTCGGAGAAGATTTGAAGACGCTGTCCGAGCGACTGCTTTGCGTGGAGATCTCGCAGGCCCGAAAAGACACCTATGAGATGGTTTTGGACAAGGTCTCGTCTCACGCCAAGATTGTCAACTTCCTCCCTCTGGCCAACCGG ATATGCATTGAGATGGAAGACGCCGCGGGGGTTGCCTGCGTGGTAGAGAAATGCAGAGATTTGAAAATTAACGACATAGCTTG GCTCAAAGTTCAAAGCTTTTGCAG cgCTAAGAGGCTGGAAGAGTGCCTTCAGGATCCAAGGCAGATTTCATTGGACCATAAGATCTACGCGGTGTCAGCCTCCCGGACCGCCCCGAGCGCTATCCCATTGCCCGCCCCGCCCACATTATCGGCCGCCCAGACCAACACCCCATCGGATGCTCCGCCGCCTTCATCGGCCGCCCAGACCGCCACCTCATCGGATGCCCCGCTTTCATCATTGGCTGCTCAGACCGCCACCTCATCAGATCCCCCGCCCACATCGTCGGACTTCCCGACCGCTCCATCGGCAGTCGTAGTTAGTAATCCCGGAAAACCTGTCGAGATCCTCGTTTCGGCACCATGCGCTGAAGAAACGTCAGCTAAAAAAGTGGAACGTTCGATGGCTGAAGAGACCATAGCTGTTCCGGAGGTTCAGGACAATAAAGATGCGACGCTGCCAGCTTCCACTGGTGGTGCCAATGACGTCCCAGATGTTCCAGATGTTAACAATACATCAGCCGCCGTAGATCAGGACAAAGAAGAAAGCCTTGTGAAAAGTGACGATACCCTG GGGGATTCTGAAAAAGACGTTTCTTCAAACGCAGTTCCTTTTGACCAGCCCCCCTTCAATATAGACGAGTTCGTCACAGTCGATGAAGTGGGCGAACAGGAGGACAGCGCCGGCGAGGCCCCCTCGGCGCTTAAGAGATCTTCTTCCCAAGCAGAGCTGCCGCCTGCTTCCAAACGGACCAAAGCGAGCACCTCAAAAGAGTCAAAGGTCTCCGCGTCCACCCCGTCTCCCTCCTCCAGGGCCACCAGAAGCTCAACAAGAATGGGCCTCTCTTCTGGGTTCACGCCTTCGCCCGTTTCGATGTCAGCCAAAAAAAGGCAAAGAAAACAACCAAAGGCTTCACAACATCAGACAATCAAGTTGTCCACCACTGACTGCAAAGATGAGAGTCTGGAAACAATGACCAGCGAGGAAAGTTATCAAGTGTTGGATAGTGTCGGCGATGACCAGAAACCTCTCTCGGTGGAAGTCGGCCACGTGGAGCTCTCCGAAACCGGCGCTACTGAGCTCCAAGCCTCTCCGGAGCAAGACAACATCGGTCAGGTTGATGGAGTTGAGGAAGAGCAGGCGCCGCCAGTTCCTAAATCTCAAGTTGAAGAGCAGgaaaacagaggaggagaaaatgAGGTGACAGATGTGAAGGACAACGGCGTAGGTGAAGAGCAGACGGCACAATCCTCGCAAACAAACAAGGATGCTGCTGAGGAGCCCACCTCAGCCGAGCTCGACCGACAAGTTGCTGAGACCTCCGCTGGCCTGCTGAGCAAAGAAGACACCGTGGCCTCTGGACAAGAAGAAGGCGAGGAGGAAGCAGAAGCATACCAGGTGATTGACTCTGTCGAAGAGCCGCCAAATTCCGCTGAGGATGAGCACAGCGTCCCCGAAGCGTGCGAGAGTCATGCCGCTTCAAGCAGAACACTCAAGAGTAAAGCGCGCACGTCTCTAAAGAACCAAGAGTCCACCGCCACCCCCAAAACTTCTGATTTTGCCAAGTACCTCGTGGTCGATTCTGTACAAGTTGAACAAACGGTTGGTAGGAGGCGGAGCACCCGAGGAAAAGCACAAGAGCAAAGCGCCAAAATATCTGCGAAAGACGAGGAGCCCACTTTCCACGTGATAGACTCCGTGGACGATGAATCGAGCACAACCCCGAGAGGCACCAGAGGCAAAAGAGGAAGGCCGCCCAAGAGAGACGCATCGAGCGAGAATAGAGCTCAAGAAGAAAAGCCCGCCACGAGGAGGACTTACCCTTTGAGACCGTCACAGGAAGGGCCCCAGGCCAAAATGAAAATTGAGGCCATCATTAAAGAGGAGCCCAGCTCTCAAGTCCTGGACCAGGGGAAGATTCCTCCAGCTCCAAGAGGCAGAGGAAGAAAAGGAAGACCCAAGAAAGTGGTCAAAACGGAGGAaaacgacgacgatgatgatgatgatgaagaagcgGCGACTTTCCAGGTCGTGGACTCTGTGGACGATGAGACGGGCCAGGAAATGGCGTCCTCTGAGAACGCGCCACACAGTCCAAAACAGGAAGACGTAACCGATGGGACGTCTCTGGTGAAGCTAGAGGATGAAGAGGAACCAACGTATCAGGTGGTTGATTCTTTAGAGGAAGATCCGGCCGAAGAAGAGGCGCGTGTCTCGGACGTTTGTGCTCCAATGACGACGGAAGAAGGACAAACTGAATTGAGAGATGAAGCGACGGAAGGCGAGAACAAACAAGAGGCTGACGTCAAAGGAGAAGATGCGCCTtcccaaatgaagaccaggtcgCAACAACGCTCCGCTCAGAGCCCGCCGCTTGCTACCAAAGACGACACGCCGAGCACGCTCGCGCTGGACCAAGTGAGCGACGAAGAGGAGGACTTCCCCGACGACGGCGCCAAGAAGCCAAGGGAGCGAGCCGAGAAAGAACAGAAGAAGAGCGACTGGGGCCTGGAACACGACGGCTCCAGCAGATGGCGGGACAGGAGACGCGAGGATGAGGACGAGCTGCTCATGCTGGACCAAGTGGTGGCGGAGGAGGGCGGCGAGCAGCTGGCGCCGGACAGCGATGTCTCTGAGGGCGAGCTAGCTCTGGTTACTCTGGACGAGCTTGTGGAAGAGCAGGAAGAGGCAAAAGGGCCACGCCCATCCAGCGAGGGAGAACATTCGGAGGGCTGTCTCAACCCCGAG ACTCTAATGACTTTGGACGAGACCGGTGGAGAGGAGGACGAGGATGAGAAAAGTGAAGCTGCGGGGACCTCGCAGTCTACTAAACGCAAACGTAGCGACGATGCGG AAGAGGACAACACAAACTTGGTGACGCTGGACCAGGTGGGAGACGTTGAAGAGGACGTCTTGAGAAGCACGATTAAAAAGCGACACCGATCGGCTTCTG CCACAATCTCAACTGGAGCAGACCAAGACGAGATGGAAGCAGCGGCCTCTGGCGACGACGCTCCCCGGCCTCCGAGCGACCAccatgaggaggaggaagaggagagggaAAAAGTGGTGGAGAAGAAAAATGAGAAGGCGGagaacaaggaaaaagaggaggagaaggcaaaggaggagggggaggaagtGGAGGAAAACGCAGAGGAGAATGAAGAGGGAGCGCCATCTGCTGGACAGTCTCTGCAAGGTTCACTGCAGAAATTTAGTAAAG GCAAACGCGCAGCTGAGCTGACCACAACCTCAGCGAAACGATCGCGTTCTGAGTCTCCGTGCAGCACTCCTTCTTATGTTCTACCAGCGTACAAACCAAACAACCCTCTCG gcagggagTTCGTCTTGCCAAAAtctggttatttctgcaaactCTGCTCAGTATTTTACCTGAAAGAGAGCACGGCCAATAACGTgcactgcagcagcaggaggcacTACGAGAACCTAAAG AAATACTACCGCAAGTGTGAGCAGAATTCACGAGCATCCACTCAAGGCTCCATCTCTGATTGA